The window AGGCTTTTCAGTTATGATATTTATTATTAGTTTGATAAGGCGACTATGCTTTTACAACACGCTTAAAAAGATAAATTCAATCTATTAATGCTTTGCAAGTAATTTATTTTTAATTTCGTGCCATTATGAAAGAAACCGTGGTTAGTGGCATTAGGCCAACTGGAAAGCTACATTTAGGAAATTATTTTGGTGCAGTAACCAATTTTGTAAAAATGCAGTACGATTATAACTGCTACTTTTTTATTGCTGATCTTCATTCGCTTACCACACACCCTACCCCTGGGGATTTGCATGGTTATGTTAAAAATGTTTTAGTAGAATATTTGGCTTGCGGAATTAATCCAGAGGAAACTACCATATATGTGCAATCTGATGTGCCAGAAGTATCAGAATTGTATCTTTATTTAAATATGAATGCATATTTGGGTGAATTGGAAAGAAGTGCATCATTTAAAGATAAAATCCGCTCAAACCCAGAAAATGTTAACGCCGGATTGCTTACTTATCCAACTTTAATGGCCGCTGATATTCTAATTCATAGGGCTACGAAAGTACCAGTTGGAAAAGATCAGGAGCAACATTTAGAAATGACCAGGACTTTTGGTAATCGTTTTAATAGATTATATAACAGTGAATATTTTCCAGAATCTTTTGCTTTTAATTACGCGGAAAATTTGGTTAAAGTTCCGGGTTTAGAGGGGAAAGGGAAAATGAGTAAATCTGATGGCGATGGAAATTGTATTTATTTAGCTGACAGTCCGGAAATTATCCGTAAAAAGGTTGCCCGAGCAGTTAGTGATAGTGGTCCGACTGAAGAGAACCAAGCCAAACCTGAAGCCATTCAAAATCTGTTTGATTTAATGAAAATCGTTTCATCAACGAATACGATTGCGCATTTTGATGGCCTCTATAACAAAATGCAAATACGTTACGGCGATTTAAAAAAGCAACTTGCTGAGGATATGATTATATTTAATACGCCAATTCGTGAGCGTATTGAAGAACTCGGTAAAGACGATGTTTACTTAAGGCAGGTAGCGAAACATGGCGCTTTAAAAGCAAGAGAAAGTGCGCAAAAAACCATTAGAGAAGTTAGAAAATTAATTGGCTTTAAAAGTTTTTAACGTAAAGTAGATCTAGCAAACGATTAACCTAATTATTTAATAACTACCTATCTAACATTAAAATCTCATTTCATAAAACATATATGCATATAGCAATCGTAGGAAATATTGGCGCTGGTAAAACAACTCTAACCAGCTTATTAGCGAAGAATTATGAATGGGAAGCTTTATATGAAGCTGTAGATAATAACCCCTATTTAGAAGATTTTTATAGTGATATGAAACGTTGGAGTTTTAACCTACAGATTTATTTTCTTAACAGTAGGTTTCAGCAAATAATTGAGATTGAGCAAAACCAAAGAAACGTAATTCAGGATAGAACGATTTATGAAGACGCTCATATTTTCGCAGAAAATTTGCACGATATGGCTTTAATGACTACCCGAGATCACGATAATTACAGGGCTATTTTTGAAAGCATTACCTCATTTATTAAACCACCAGATTTGTTGGTTTATTTAAGGGCTTCGGTGCCTACTTTAGTTAATAACATTCAACGACGAGGCCGTGAATATGAGGCTGGTATTCGCATTGATTATCTGTCGAAATTAAACGAAAAATATGAAGCTTGGATTAAAGGTTATAATTTAGGAAAGTTGCTAATTTTAGATAAAGATAAGTTGGATTTCACCAACAATCCAGAGGATTTAGGAACTGTGATTCAATCTATCGAGGCTGAAATAAACGGATTGTTCTAACTCCCTAGCCCCTAAAAGGGGAACGAAAAGAGGGATGGAAAAGCAAATTCAAAAAGTAAATTCTTTTAAACCTCAGTTTATAAAGACATATACAACTTCTATTTATGCAAAATAACATGGACGAAGGAACTTCAAGTTCCTCTTTAAGGGCGGAGGAATTAAGCGATGATGATTCAAAGTTTATTTTAGAGGATTTAGGAGTTTTAGGAATAATCCCTGCCCGTTATGCGTCTACCCGCTTTCCTGGCAAACCTTTGGTTGATATTGCCGGAAAAAGCATGATTCAACGCGTTTATGAGCAAGCATCAAAAGCAAGAAGCTTAGCAAAAGTCGTAATTGCGACAGACGACGATCGAATTGTTGAAGAAGTTAAAAAGTTCGGGGGCGAATTTATTTTAACAAAATCTACTCATCAAAGTGGCACCGATAGATGTGC is drawn from Pedobacter mucosus and contains these coding sequences:
- the trpS gene encoding tryptophan--tRNA ligase; its protein translation is MKETVVSGIRPTGKLHLGNYFGAVTNFVKMQYDYNCYFFIADLHSLTTHPTPGDLHGYVKNVLVEYLACGINPEETTIYVQSDVPEVSELYLYLNMNAYLGELERSASFKDKIRSNPENVNAGLLTYPTLMAADILIHRATKVPVGKDQEQHLEMTRTFGNRFNRLYNSEYFPESFAFNYAENLVKVPGLEGKGKMSKSDGDGNCIYLADSPEIIRKKVARAVSDSGPTEENQAKPEAIQNLFDLMKIVSSTNTIAHFDGLYNKMQIRYGDLKKQLAEDMIIFNTPIRERIEELGKDDVYLRQVAKHGALKARESAQKTIREVRKLIGFKSF
- a CDS encoding deoxynucleoside kinase produces the protein MHIAIVGNIGAGKTTLTSLLAKNYEWEALYEAVDNNPYLEDFYSDMKRWSFNLQIYFLNSRFQQIIEIEQNQRNVIQDRTIYEDAHIFAENLHDMALMTTRDHDNYRAIFESITSFIKPPDLLVYLRASVPTLVNNIQRRGREYEAGIRIDYLSKLNEKYEAWIKGYNLGKLLILDKDKLDFTNNPEDLGTVIQSIEAEINGLF